The following DNA comes from Buttiauxella agrestis.
AGCGTATGGGTATCCGTAAAGCCAGTATTCATCACCATTTTCCCTCCAAAACCGATCTCGGGCTGGCTTACTGTGATAAAAAAACGACTGGTTTTCACAAGCTGAAAAATCATATCGACACATTACCGGCGGGTCGGACACAGCTGCTTGCCTATCTGGATGCATTTTCGGAATGCGTCGAGAAAAAGCAAATGTGTGGCGTTTACGCAATGCTTTCGGACAGCAACCTTTTTACCCCAGAGTTACAGGAAGCGGTAAGTCTGTTGGCAAAAGTTGAATTGAGAATACTAAGCGATATTCTTGAGGATGGCAGAGAAGCGGGCCAATTACATTTCCAAATACTCGCTGAAGATATGGCGGTAATTGTCTGTAATGCTTTTAAAGGCGCACTCATGTTAAACCGCACAGCTCCGTATGAAATACATGCTCGCACGAAGGTTGCTTTGCTGCAGATGTTAATTACTGAGTAAAGACACGCCGAAGTCAAGTGTACCGAACTTTAATTTAACCGAGATGCCTACCTTTCAATAGGTAGGTGGCTAAAGATGACTCATAATAAGCAGTTGTTAAAAAGGAACAGATTATGAATACGACTACTCAGCATCCCCTGCTAAATAAAATTATTTATATATTATCAAAAATAGATATAGCGATTTTACGTTTGTCCGTCATTGTCATTTTTGCTTTATTTGGGACCTATAAATGGTTCGATTTTGAGGTGCAAGCGCTGGAGCCTTTAATATCAACAACATGGCTCCACGTTTTATACACACTCTTTGGTGTAAATGGTGGCAGCTACTTTCTTGGCGTAATGGA
Coding sequences within:
- a CDS encoding TetR/AcrR family transcriptional regulator translates to MSTYNNLLDLADTLIQENGYAGFSYADLAERMGIRKASIHHHFPSKTDLGLAYCDKKTTGFHKLKNHIDTLPAGRTQLLAYLDAFSECVEKKQMCGVYAMLSDSNLFTPELQEAVSLLAKVELRILSDILEDGREAGQLHFQILAEDMAVIVCNAFKGALMLNRTAPYEIHARTKVALLQMLITE
- a CDS encoding DUF417 family protein; translated protein: MNTTTQHPLLNKIIYILSKIDIAILRLSVIVIFALFGTYKWFDFEVQALEPLISTTWLHVLYTLFGVNGGSYFLGVMETLTFLALIIGFSRPLFGAAGAFMVIMTGITTLSLLPQLGKIDSFIIKDILLIGAGAVLLKNDLVRLNEVLKKR